In Aliivibrio fischeri, the sequence AGTACTAATGAGCGTCGTTGAAAAGAAAGGGGAGCTTTCTCATTGTTATTTTCCACAGGCCCAATGGTTCGCTTTCCATAAAAACTTGGCGAATCAACTTCAGCGAATACCGCTACAGAGAATAGGAATAACGCTATCCATAACAAAATTATTCTGCCAATAATAAGCTTCATCACACCTCCTCTGTGTATATCTCCTAAGCATAGGATATTCATATTTATTTTCATAAAAAAGAAAGAAAAAAACGCTCAATAACAAATGTTCAGCACCAATAAAATAAATTAATTGCATTTCCAGTTACGAATGCGACTTTCCTTTTCCTATACTAATTTCATTAAACTGCTCTTAATGATTGAGGTGTACTTTTGTTTAAGGATAAACTCAAAAAATCACTATCAGAAACCAAGCGAGATATCTTTTTTGCTTTACTATTTAGTAGTGCGATTAATTTCCTTGTGCTTACATTGCCACTCTATAGTCTACAGTTATTCGATCGCGTTCTTGGAAGCTCTAGTTTAGATACTCTATATGCGTTATTAACAATCGCCCTTTTTCTATTAACGGCACAAGCAGTTATTGAATATTTTCGAATCATTTTATTGCAACGTTCTGGATTAAAATTAGATGTCGCAATCAGTGCTATTATGCTTTCTGAGAGCATTCGACAATCTGCTATATCAAAAAACATTAATAAGAATGGGCTACAAGATCTCTCTGAAATTCGTCGATTTCTATTATCTCCATCTAGTTCTGCTATTTTTGATATGCCTTGGATCCCTCTATTTCTTGGGATTTTATTTATGCTTCACCCAACCATTGGACTTATTACCCTTTCAGGTTGTGCTCTTTTTATTTTTTTAGCCTTCATAATGATGCATTCAGCTAAATCTGCCACGCTTGAAGGCAACCAAACCATCGCCAAAACCACCTTAGAACTAAACGACTATTTACGGAATGCCTCTACATTAAGAGCAATGGGAATGGCTGAGAATATTGGACAATATTGGAATAAACAAAACCAAAAGATGCTAGGTTTACAATGGACGGTGAATTCTCGTGTTGGACAGCTATTAGCTCTAAGTCGATATTTTAGGACTATTTTACAAGTCCTTATTTTAACTGTCGGGGTTGTATTAGCTTTACAACAAGAAATAGGTACTGGAGCCATCATTGCTAGCTCAATAATAATGGGAAGAGTCCTCGCTCCTTTTGAACAAGCAGTCAATGGGTGGCGTTCTTGGTATAGTGCTTTCAATGCATATCAACGTATCAAATCTTTTTCATTTATTGAGGAAGAAAAAACAAAAACTGCACTTCCAAATCCTAAAGGCGATATTGTTTTTCAAAATGTAGGACTAAAATTACCACATAGAAAAGAACCAATATTGCAAAACATCAATTTTAAATTAGGCCATGGAAATGCCTTAGCTATATTAGGCAACTCGGGATCAGGGAAATCAACTTTAGCTTCTTTATTAATGGGGATACATGCACCAAGTGTAGGCACAATAAAAATCGATGGTGCCGCAATACATTTATGGCCTGAAAAACAATTCGGTCAACGCATAGGCTATCTACCTCAACAAGTTGGTTTATTATCAGGAACCATTGCCGAGAACATCTGCCGATTTTCTAACGCTCCTGATGAAGAAATCATTGCTGCTGCCCGACTCACCTGTATACATGAGCTTATTATTTCACTTCCACAAGGGTATGACACTTATCTAGAAGAGGGTGGAAGCTCTCAACTTTCTGGGGGCCAAAAACAGCGAATTGCATTAGCAAGAGCAATTTTCTCTAACCCATCAATTCTTGTACTTGACGAACCTAATTCCAATCTAGATCCAGAGGGTGAAATAGCTCTCGCAATCGTCCTTCAATATTGTAAAGAAAAAGAAATTACAGTGATTATGATAAGCCATCGCCAGGTTTTTTACGTCAAATGGATTGGGTTATATCTTTAAAAGAAGGACAAATACAAAAAGCGGGACCGGCAAAAATATTTTTAGAAGACATGTCAGGCATTGATAACCCTAATTCAACCGTTGTGCCTCAAATAGCGTAAATAAGGATAAATCATGACTCAATTTGGCACCTCTCGTATTATCATTTTATGTTCTATTTTTATCACCTTTACCATCGGTGGTTTTATACTATGGGCTACAACGGCTCAATTAAGCTCCGCATCTATTGCCAATGGTTCATTGATTGTTGAATCTCAAAGAAAAAAGTTCAACACTTACAAGGTGGTTGGGTCAAAGCTATTCATGTAACAGAAGGACAACAAGTAAAAAAAGGCGATTTACTCATCGAGCTTGCTAATACAAAAGCAGATTCCGATTATTATCGCTTAATGCTTCGCTCTATTTCATTAAAAGCTACGATCGAACGTATCCAAGCAGAGTTAAAAGATAAACCTTCTATTAATTGGACTGAAGAATATCACAACGAAGCTAATAGCGCTGATGTCATCAATATCCTAAACAATCAAACACTTCAATTTCAGCAGTCTTTGCTACGAAACGAGTTACGAATCAATCAATACACTCAAAGCAAGGAACAATTAACTGAACAAATTCGTGGTTCAAAATCTCAGCTAAAATCCATTTTGCGTCAACTTCAGCTAGTAAATAAAGAGATAACCATGATGAAAGGCTTACTAAAAAAAGGGTATGTTTCTCAAACAAAAATGTTTGAAATTCAACGCCATCAAGCCATGGTGGAATCGCAAAAAGAAGAATTAAAAACCAAAATAAATGTATCAACTCGTCAACTTGTAGCACTTAAACACGATTTTGAAGCTAAAAACATCGAATTAAAACAATCATTATCTTCTCAATCAGATCAGTTGGAAAAAGAATGGTTAGATGTCAATCAGGCACTAAAAACGGCACTAGATATCCGATCACGAATCAAAATAAGAAGTAAACATACTGGTACGATTGTTGGTCTTAATTTTCATAGCGTTGGAGGGGTTGTTAACCCTGGCGACATTATTATGGAGATAGTTCCAAACAATGAAGAGCTAATCGTTCAAGCGGTGGTAAATCCCAAAGATATTGATGTCGTGCAACAAGGACAAACGGCAAAAGTTAGATTGAGTGCTTATAACATCCGTAAAACACCTCCAGTGACAGGAACTGTAATTTATGTTGCTGCAGATAGGTTAAATCAACCAAATGAAAAAGAAAGTGGTTATTTAGTAAAAATCCAATTACTACAAGAAGATATAGTTAAACTCAAGAATGTCGATCTTTATCCAGGCATGCCAACAGATGTACTTATTCTATTAGAAAAACGAACACTCTGGGACTATCTCACCGCTCCATTATTTAATTCTTATTACAAAGCATTTCGCGAACAATAGGGAGATAACTATGTTTTTTGGCTTAGCTTCTATCTATTTTTCTTTTTATTAACTGCATTTATTGGTTATAGAAAGGGGCATTTAATTGCAGGTATTTTATTAGGGTACGTACTTGGTCCAGTAGGCTTATGTCTTATTTTATTAAGTAAAATCGCATGAAGCTAGCTTGTCCACATTGTCATACTCTCATTCATAAAGACTCTTATTTTTGCCCAAATTGCGAGAAAAAAGTGCTTCATTCCTTAGTTTAATAAAACGTATTGAGAATACATATATGATTACACATTCAAAAAAACGCCAAATATTTTTCATGTTTCTCATCTCTTGTATAGCCCTTGGAGGAATATTGCTTTTCTCTCTTAGTTCTTCAATTGAAAACAAAAACAATACTATTTTGCGCTTAACTGAAGAATTAAGATTAGCTCAGCTAACATCAAGCTCTCTAAAAGAATATGATGATCGTCTTATTGAACTTCAAAATAAAAATAATGAGTTGAAAGGAGACTTGAGTGTCGTTAGTGAAACCTTAGTAGAAAACAATTTGATAATAAACAAACTTCAACAACAATTGAATGCTGAGCGCCGTAAATTCACCCAGTACAAATCGAGATATAACAAAAAAATGAAAACTCAATTTGCTAACGAACAAAAGAGATTAAACGCTCAATTAGAGAAAGAACGCATAGCATTACAATCTCAAGAAAGTGAACTTGAAGTACAGAGAAAACACCTAGAGCAATTGCAAAAAGCATCAATGGAAGACACTTCAGAAGTGAAAGATAAAAAAGCAATTGATGAAGAGCGGGTAGAGGCATTAATGAAACAATTCAATGCCTACCAAGTTGATTTAACTGTAAAAAATAAGTGTGATAAGAGCTATTTATATCGCTATAACGAAGCCAAAAGTACTTTAAATCACATTCGAACTTACTTACAAAAAAATCAAATGGATTCAAGCTATTATCATTTTGTCATAGCAAATGACGCATCTATTACATCTCAAAATAGAGAGCTTTGTTTAGAAGATTAATGATACAAACTCATTAAAGAAATAAAAAAGCCGAATGTAAATATTCGGCTTTTATTTTATGTACAGTAATTAAGCCATATCATTTGGATCAGCAATTGTGATTTGGTCTTCATCACAGTCACTCCAAATGGTAACCTCATCACCTGCACTGTTTGAAAAAGTATAACCATTTAACGTACTAGTATCGATATTACTGGCTTCATACGCTTCTTTTAATCCACTATCCATACTCAATGGATTACCTATTAATTGCCAATGAGAACCATCGATATTTAACGTTTCTACACCCGAACAAACAAATTGGCTGTTTGCTTCTCCTGCGGTGTCATTAACCAAAATCTTATCTAATGCTATTTTTAGCTCTGTATTAGAGGTATTAACAACCACTCCTTCTATTTCTTGATAAGCCGTTTGGGTCATATCTATAATGTTATCCTTGCCATCACTTCCTACAACCATAACATCAAACCCTTCACCACCACTAAAATGAACAGTTGTACCATCAGTTGTATTAATATCTTCTTGGTCAAAGACTAACGTGTCATTTCCTGCTCCAGCAAATAATTGGTCACTACCTGAACCACCATCCAGATAATCATTACCATCTTGACCAAAAATTAAATCATTACCAGAACCTCCGTCAAGTGTATCGTTACCAATCCCTCCATCAAGGTAATCATCATCATTACCTCCGGAGAGAGAGTCAGAGCCTTCTCCACCAGAAAGGGTATCCGCACCAGAACCACCAGAGAGAGTATCATTACCTACATCACCATAAAGGGAATCTGCATGATTACCACCAGATAAACTATCATCACCTTCTTGACCATAAAGGATGTCTTCACCTGACCCCCCTTGCAGAGAATCATTACCTTCTTCTCCCCAGAGCACATCATTTCCACTATCGCCTTTTAAGGTATCGTTACCATCTCCACCATAAAGAGTATCTTCACCTGAACCGCCTGAAAGATAATCATTCCCTGAATTTCCATAAAGTTGATCATTATCATTTTGACCAAATAATCGGTCATCTCCAATCCCCCCATCAAGGGTATCGGATCCTACCCCTCCATATAATTTGTCGTTATCTTCACCGCCAAACAGTTGATCATTACCTGAGCCTGATATTAGAGTATCGTTTCCAGCATCGCCTTGCAGTACATCATTTCCAGAGCCCGATTCAACTTTATCGGCACCTTCACCACCGAACAATTGATTATCTCCTCCAGAGGTAAATAGTGTATCGTTACCGGAACCTCCACGTAAAACATCATCACCAATACCTGAGGTTAGATTATCATTACCTTCACCACCATCTAGTGTATTAATGCCATCACCACCATCTAGTGTATCGCTACCTAACCCACCAACTAGCACATCATTGCCAGACCCCGACTTGAGACTATCATTTCCCTCACCGCCATCTAACGTATTGTGGCCACTTAGTGCCTCTAATCGATCATCTCCAGCATCCCCGTATAATGAATCATTGCCTGAACCACCATATAATATATCGTTATCGTTGTTCCCATGAAGAATGTTGTTACCTGATTCGGCGTGTAATTCATCTTGTCCATCACCGCCAGATAAACTGTCATTGCCTGAACCTGCAAATAACTTATCATTTCCTAAACCGCCTTCAAGTGCATCATTTCCTTCTCCCCAGCAAGAATATCATCACCATCTTGCCCTTGAAGTAAATCAGCTCCTTGCCCACCATCAAGGTAATCAACTCCGCTACCACCAGCTAATGAATCCTCACCTTCAGCACCATATAAGGTATCAGCGCCACTACCAGCAACTACATTATCAGACCCACTGCCACCAAATAATGTATTTGTACCATCACCAAGATCTATCGTATTTTTCCCTGCCTCTCCATATACAATATCGTCTCCGGAACCGGCTGTTATCGTATCAACACCACCTCCAGCATAGAGTGTATTATCACCTTCACCACCTTGAATAATATCAGCACCTTCACCACCGAATAACGTATCACTAGACGCACTGCCTATAAGAGTATCGTTTCCTTCTCCACCATAAACTTGGTGACTTCCTGTCACTGCAGCAATTAATGTATCGTTTCCTGCACCACAACAAGTGTGTCTTGTCCATCATCAGTTAAAGTATCATCTCCTTCACCACCAGAAAGAAAATCGTAGCCTTCTCCACCAACTAAAGTGTCATTTCCATCGCCACCAAAAAGACTATCATTCCCTAATCCTCCTTCTAGACTGTCATTACCAGATCCACCATCAACACTGTCATCACCAACCCCGCATCAATGATGTCAGCACCGGCTCCTGCATAAATAATGTCATCACCTGAGCCTGCGGTAATCGTATCCTCATCAATACCGCCATAAATAATATCGTTACCAGAACCAGCATCAATGGCATTAATACCTGCATCGCCATAAATAGTGTCGTCTCCCTCACCGGCATTTACAGTATCATTACCCGTACCAGCACTTAAAACATCACTACCTAAACCACCAATTAAAAGATCATCATTACTGCCGCCATATAACTCATCATTTTCTTCAGATCCAATAAGTTCATCGTTACCTTGTCCACCGATAAGAATACTTGCATGCTCACCTGCGTGTAAGAAGTCATCTCCGCCCTCACCAACAAGTTTGTTGTTTCCTTCTTCACCATATACAAGATCATTTCCAGAGCCAGCATAAACAGCATCATTCCCAGACCCCGCATAAACAACATCTGCGCCACCGCCTGAATAGACAGTATCATCGCCAGAACCTGACTCAATTGTATCTATTCCGGAGCCAGAAAATATCTGATCATCTCCCTCTCCTGTTAATATTCGGTTTTCCCCATCACCTGAATACACAATATCGTCACCAATACCAGTATCAATAATGTCAGAACCACCTTCAGAATAAACAGTATCGGCCCTTCACCTGTAGTAATTTGATTAATGCCAGAACCAGCAAAAACGAGGTCATCACCCGTACCACTATCGATAATATCGTCACCAAAATCGGTATAAATTGTGTCATTGCCTTCACCAGATTGAATGGTGTTATCACCTATTTCACCAAATATGGTATCAGCGCCATCACCTGAATCGATAAGGTCATTACCACTACCAGCATAAATAAAATCATCTCCATCTCCAGAGTTAATAATATCGTCACCTTGATTGGCATGAATAACATCGTCTCCAGAACCACCTTCTAAGGTATCTGAACCTTGCCCACCATACAGTTGATCATTACCTTCCCCACCAATGAGATGATCATCACCGTCATCACCATAAAGTGCGTCATCACCAAGACCACCAATAACGGTATCATCACCTAATTCACCAAATAACTGGTCATTGCCTTCATTTCCAGATAAC encodes:
- a CDS encoding type I secretion system permease/ATPase → MFKDKLKKSLSETKRDIFFALLFSSAINFLVLTLPLYSLQLFDRVLGSSSLDTLYALLTIALFLLTAQAVIEYFRIILLQRSGLKLDVAISAIMLSESIRQSAISKNINKNGLQDLSEIRRFLLSPSSSAIFDMPWIPLFLGILFMLHPTIGLITLSGCALFIFLAFIMMHSAKSATLEGNQTIAKTTLELNDYLRNASTLRAMGMAENIGQYWNKQNQKMLGLQWTVNSRVGQLLALSRYFRTILQVLILTVGVVLALQQEIGTGAIIASSIIMGRVLAPFEQAVNGWRSWYSAFNAYQRIKSFSFIEEEKTKTALPNPKGDIVFQNVGLKLPHRKEPILQNINFKLGHGNALAILGNSGSGKSTLASLLMGIHAPSVGTIKIDGAAIHLWPEKQFGQRIGYLPQQVGLLSGTIAENICRFSNAPDEEIIAAARLTCIHELIISLPQGYDTYLEEGGSSQLSGGQKQRIALARAIFSNPSILVLDEPNSNLDPEGEIALAIVLQYCKEKEITVIMISHRQVFYVKWIGLYL
- a CDS encoding HlyD family type I secretion periplasmic adaptor subunit; protein product: MHVTEGQQVKKGDLLIELANTKADSDYYRLMLRSISLKATIERIQAELKDKPSINWTEEYHNEANSADVINILNNQTLQFQQSLLRNELRINQYTQSKEQLTEQIRGSKSQLKSILRQLQLVNKEITMMKGLLKKGYVSQTKMFEIQRHQAMVESQKEELKTKINVSTRQLVALKHDFEAKNIELKQSLSSQSDQLEKEWLDVNQALKTALDIRSRIKIRSKHTGTIVGLNFHSVGGVVNPGDIIMEIVPNNEELIVQAVVNPKDIDVVQQGQTAKVRLSAYNIRKTPPVTGTVIYVAADRLNQPNEKESGYLVKIQLLQEDIVKLKNVDLYPGMPTDVLILLEKRTLWDYLTAPLFNSYYKAFREQ
- a CDS encoding calcium-binding protein, giving the protein MLYGGSGNDSLYGDAGDDRLEALSGHNTLDGGEGNDSLKSGSGNDVLVGGLGSDTLDGGDGINTLDGGEGNDNLTSGIGDDVLRGGSGNDTLFTSGGDNQLFGGEGADKVESGSGNDVLQGDAGNDTLISGSGNDQLFGGEDNDKLYGGVGSDTLDGGIGDDRLFGQNDNDQLYGNSGNDYLSGGSGEDTLYGGDGNDTLKGDSGNDVLWGEEGNDSLQGGSGEDILYGQEGDDSLSGGNHADSLYGDVGNDTLSGGSGADTLSGGEGSDSLSGGNDDDYLDGGIGNDTLDGGSGNDLIFGQDGNDYLDGGSGSDQLFAGAGNDTLVFDQEDINTTDGTTVHFSGGEGFDVMVVGSDGKDNIIDMTQTAYQEIEGVVVNTSNTELKIALDKILVNDTAGEANSQFVCSGVETLNIDGSHWQLIGNPLSMDSGLKEAYEASNIDTSTLNGYTFSNSAGDEVTIWSDCDEDQITIADPNDMA
- a CDS encoding calcium-binding protein; the protein is MTGSHQVYGGEGNDTLIGSASSDTLFGGEGADIIQGGEGDNTLYAGGGVDTITAGSGDDIVYGEAGKNTIDLGDGTNTLFGGSGSDNVVAGSGADTLYGAEGEDSLAGGSGVDYLDGGQGADLLQGQDGDDILAGEKEMMHLKAV
- a CDS encoding calcium-binding protein; translation: MIDTGIGDDIVYSGDGENRILTGEGDDQIFSGSGIDTIESGSGDDTVYSGGGADVVYAGSGNDAVYAGSGNDLVYGEEGNNKLVGEGGDDFLHAGEHASILIGGQGNDELIGSEENDELYGGSNDDLLIGGLGSDVLSAGTGNDTVNAGEGDDTIYGDAGINAIDAGSGNDIIYGGIDEDTITAGSGDDIIYAGAGADIIDAGLVMTVLMVDLVMTV